One Coprobacter fastidiosus genomic window, TCCGAGAATATTGTGTCCAACCTGTCATATCGGTATCAAACATACTGTTCGAAACTAAATTTTGAGCAGACATGTTCATCCCGAACAAGACAGCTGCCGTAACCAGTAAAATTCTTTTCATAATTATGAGGTATTAAAATAAGTAATTATTTAATCTTGGTCAAAGTCACTTCATCGATAAAGAAATCGATATCCGGCTCTTCCAAAGTAATCAGAAAACGGGCATTATCAACACCTTCCTGATCATCGGTAATGGTAAATTTCTGAGTAAATTGTTGCCATTCGGTAGTCACTTTTTTCTTAGGAGACCATGGCGATTTAAAATCTCCCAAATAAGGTGCTGTAGAAGGTTTTATCATCACTCGCAAACTTGTACGCTCTGCTGCATTTTTAGAAGCCTTCGCATAAAAAGTTATTTCATACTGACCCGGTTCTAAAGACAAATTTTGATAGATATAATTGTCCCAAACCGGTTTCTCGCACTTATTTACGGTAACTTTCAGTCCCTTTCCCTTGAACCCTTCACATTCCGAAGTTTCTATTCCTCCTCGTTGAGCTTGATAATAAGCCAACCATTTACCTTGTGTATTTTTTTGTCCGGTAACTACTGCCGGAATACCATCTTCAAATCCGCCGTTTTCCAACAGATTTTCTTGAGCGAAAGCCGTAAGTCCGAAACACAGACTCAACAGGCAAAATAGCATTTTTTTCATTGTCATTCTTTTTAAGATTAGTATTTCGTTGTTTATTGGGCTATCAACTTGAATTCCACCGGACGACCATCGATACAAGTAGCAGTCAGGCGAGTATTTCCATTTTCTTGTTTTATAACGACCTCATCATTATCCGATACATTCTTCCATTTCCCTTTTAGAAGAATACTTTTTATAAGCGGCCGTGAAGGTTTGGCCGTCGTATAAGTTTTCTCTTCCAAATTCAGATTCGGATCGCAAATACTCATCACCAAAGTCTTTTTATCTGTCGGACGCAAAAGAATCAATGTTTCGGCATCAGAGGCAAGCAAATAATCATCCTTTATATTGTCCAAAGTTTCAAACATAACATACCCCACCGTACCACTCGGAATATCTTTTACAATATGTGCATAATGATCTTTTCGAAGTATCTGATAAGGCAATCCTTCTTCCGATGCTATTTCTTTTGCTTGATCAGGAGTCGGCTGTACCAATACCATATACTCGTATTCGGCATTATCAGGAGATACACCGTGATTCAGGTAAGCTGTTACGAACTTACCTTCGGTTTCCGACTTCTGCTTGTTATCCCTGGATTTTTGTTTTTGCCTTAAAATACGCAAGTCTTGTCCGGCAGCAATCCGGTAATAATTACCTTTTGTATCAGATAAAAGTACAGATGATTTTTCTGAAATCGTTTTTTCTATCGGAAGACCGACAATTGTATCCGAACCGAGCAATATAGGTTCAGAATTTCTTTTCAATGCCAGTTGAAACAACGTGGTTTCCGTCGGATATTCTTTATTATTATTAGAGATATTCGATCCTAAGCATACCAAACGGTTTTCAAAGCAAAAGACTGACTTTCGGGCTACGAATCCGGGTGTAAAATTTTCCCGATCTTTCTCTTTCAGCTTAAAAACGAATACTCCTTGTTTTCCTTCCAAAGATGACGCTCCAGAAAAATTTTCTTCAGAACGCTCCATCAATGTTCCCGGAAGAGGATTTTCAAGCTTTTCTAACGGAAGATGTATTGTTGTTGTTCCCGGAACACGATTCCAATCCCAGCCATCTTCGACAAATCCGCTTGCAAAGCTATTGACCGGACGACCGGATGCTAAAATCTGTACCGATCCATAACTCTGATAACGACCGTAACGGTTGTCTTTTGTATATATTTCGGAACACCAAACATCAGTATTATATCCCTTCAACGTCACCATCCAATTTCCAAAACGATGTATTCCCAAAGCTCCATAATTATAGACAAAAAAGCCCTGTGGCGATGAAGCTGCTTTAATACCAGCTTGTTCAAATTTTCTTTTATATGGAGACGAAGTCCTGTTCAGTCTCAAATAATCGGCAGCCAGCTCTTCATCGATCTTATTCCCCGATCCGGTAAGGTCTCCTCTATCTGCCAACAAAGCAAAAGTTTGTACTGCATCATTCGAAATCGATCCGTCAAAAGGATGTCGTCCGGCTATACCCAGTCCCCAATCTTTTAAATTACAGTAATTCCGCATTGTTTGCAATGCAAGCTTTACATTACGAGCTGCATCATCAGAAATAGTAAATTCTGTATGGTTCGTCAGCTCAAGATATTTTCCGATAGTAGCAAAAGCTCCAATCGAATATGCTGGATATAAACCTCCATGATGAAAAGTAGTACCATCAACTTTAATTCCTCCTATCGTTCCGGGAGTGAAGCCCAAAGATCCGCTTACCCAACGGCTCAAAGCTTTCATACTACGAACCTGGTCCCTCATATCCGGCTGAATAAGAGCGCTTATTACTTTCGCTGTCAATAATGTATTCCACGAATCAAGTAATTCGTCTCTACCATACTGATAAGGAATCCGTGTCTCCGCTAATCCGCTCCAATATGCCAAAGTACGACGAATATTCTTGTTTAAAGGAGTTTCTTCCTTTAATAAATCACGCATCATCCATGCGGCTTTATAAATATCCCGAATCTGGTATCCGTAATGGTGATTAGTTCCCAAACCGCTCCCAAAAGCAAAACCTTGCTGCATTGCATATTCGAATACGTCAAAGAAAGCTTGTTTCGATTCTTTATTTTTGTTGTAATACCAATCTCCGGCAAAACCGAATAACATGGTTTCCAGATCAGACAAACCGATCTCTCCTGCGTTCTTATTCAACTCATCATTAGACACTAGCGGAGCACCTGTTATTTTTCCGTCAACCCTATGGATACTAGCTTTCTCCGCAATGGATAAAGCCCGGGTAGCATTACCTTTTCCGGTTTCCGGAGCGACCTGATCCGTCAATCGACGGGAGAGCAACTCTATATCTTGTCTCTGTGATGAACCAACAGACGCTAAGGGCAGATCATATTCATAATGTTCCCATTCATACAATCGAGCCCAATGCCAAAGAGTCCGAGATAGTTTTGTATTATTCAAAGGAGTCTGATAATCCGGAGTCGCTTGATGATGAACTCCTTTTGCAGGAAATTCGACCCGGTCGATTAAAAGAGTTCCCGTTTTTAAATTTTCAGGTGTAGTCATCGTCCAACGTACCAACTCTTTACTTTTATGATCTCCCTGCATATTCTCAAAGCTGATCCAACAAGCTCGCCATCCGGAAAATCCGAGATGATAATCGAACCAATAAGGAATCGATCCATCGGCTGCAACAAAAGATATTCGCAACGCAGCATTCACAGGTTCATCATTATACACCCACATCGTCAATCCGCCTTTACGAGTTCCGACAGCCTTTTGCAACAATGAAGGGTTATCAACAGTCAGTACAGAAGGAGAAAACCACTGCCATTGAAGAGAAGCAGTTCCCTTTTTTACAAAATCCTTATTCAAAGATAATTTAGCCGAAGTTGCAGAAATATATTCCGGAATAGAAACATTCCAGTCGATTTTTTGAGAGTATCCGTTATAAGAAAACAGAACAATCAGAAGCAAGGCCAACCATTTTATTTTCATAGAGAGTGTTTTTCGTTTGATGCAAATATCCTTAATAAACATGAAAACCAGAAGTAATAAAAAGCTCTGCATATCCCATAAAACAAAAAATGGAACAATTTCAATAACCCAGATTCAATTTTCCGAAGAAAAGAAAAGGACTGCACACAGAAGATGCAGTCCTTAATTATAATAAGCATAGTTAAGGTTATTCTTTTTCTTTAATAGTGAAGGTCACTTCCTTTATCGTACGTGCCGATCCATAAACATTTTGATTTCCGGCAATAAAAGTGACAGTATATGTGCCCGGCTGAGTATAAACATAGGAATATGAAGGAAGTCGCACATTGATATTTTTCAGGACTCCGCTATTTTCATCCGGATCGCAAGTATTGAATTTTAAGGACTTGGTAAACAACCAATCATCTGCATTATTGGTATAGTCTGTTTCATTAGTACCTCCACCAAGATACATAAAGCTATTTACCCGTGTCAATGATGAACGCAAATCCCACACTCCCGTACAAGAAGAACTTCCGGAACTGTTATCAAAATAGGGATCTCCCTGTTGTGCATGTTTAGGATTTGTATTCGGATTACGGTCAAACGTTTGTAATCCTAAATCTGACAAGTTCAACGTTGTAGTATTTCCGTTTTTATAAATTGTCGTTATCGCCACGCTATAAAAATCCCATCTTTTTAAAGCACTTGTTCCATCAAAATCTGCTTTATAATGAAAAGCGAGAGTCATCTCAGAAGTACTGTAAGGCGTAAGGTCGAAAGATGTTGCCGTTCTGTTCGAAAATTTACTTTCCAATAGTTCTCCATTACCGCTCAATAAGGTAGCATCAGACTCAAAATCGGCAACACGAGAATCGTCTGTAGCAACATCTTTACTTAATCCCGGGAAATCACCGACAAATAAAGACAGTGTATTGGTGACTTTCCCGTAGCGTGCCTGAGCCTCAAAATTCAGAGTCACAGATTCTATCTCTTCCAGAGGTAATTCGGTACGTTCCCTATTCGCATATTTATGCCCTTCTTCTCCGGACCACCAGGTTATATAATCCGGATTTCCGTCAAAATTAAACACGACCGGATCTCCTGCCTCGTATGTATTATCGGAAGCTAAAGAGACGTTGAAGTCAACACTGTCATCCACATCCAAATCATTACAAGAAACTAAAAATGCACCGACAGCCAATATATAGATTGAATTTCTGATTTTCATAATTTTCCGTATTTAAAGTTTATCTCCACGCTTGATTCTGCTGTAACAAATTATTCAATCCGAGTTCCCGGGTAGGAATAGGTAACCATTGATACCTATCCGATGTTGCACCGTTCGTCGCATATATCAGCAAATATTGCCGACCGCTCGACCAACGGGAATCGGTTGCATACAGACTGACTTTCTCCATCGCACTTTTATATTTACCCCAACGGATCAAGTCCATTTTGCGTAAACCTTCAAAACAAAGTTCCCGACCCCGTTCATCTTCAATCAAACGCTGAAAATCCTGAGGATCTGTAATATTGACTTCATCAGCTTTAGCACGACGACGAACATCATTCACATAGCCGATCGATTCGACAGAAGGCGATCCGTCTGCCTGATTTTGCGCTTCGGCATACATTAACAACACATCGGAATAACGCAGCAACGGGAAATTAATCGGTGTATAATTTTTATCGCGAGGAGTTACCAACTCATATTCCCGACGGAACTTACCGGCATTTCTTTCGATATATTGCGTACGTGTAGCATATTGCTTTTGTCCATCTTTTAAATCCGGTTCTCCATTATTATTCAGTTTCACATCTCCTATATATTCCCAATTCTTTTTCCAATAAACCGTCGCATCGTCTCTTTTTTGGAATCGATAAGGAGCTATATTCCAATCTCTACGCTCATCTTTATTATACTTCTCATTCAAAGGATCATCTTCATCTTTTGTAGAAATAAGTTCCGGCGTACCGTCACCGTCAAGGTCATTATATAAATCCCACAAACCCGGAGTTACACAATACCGGCCATAGCTATATCCCAAAGAAGTCTGAAGTACATCCGCATTCTGAATACCGCAGATCAAGCTACCGATACGTCCGGCATTCGTATGTGAATCCTGACGGTTTCCTTTAAATTCAACTTCCCATATCGATTCTTCCGGATCATAAACGTCTGTCGCTAAATTCTTAAATACTTGGGCATAACCTTCCATATTCAACGCATGAGTCATCGAACCGTCCTGCGGATGAATAACCTCTCCCGCCCAATATTTAGCTTTCGAATACAGTTCGGTTTCATTTGTCGGCCAACCGGCTCTCTTCAAATATACGCGGGCAAGAATACCCTTTACTGCCGAACGGCTTACACGCCCGGCTCCCACGACCTGTATCGTTCCTATTGAATAGTTTTCTTCATCGGTAAGAACTTTTTCCATCTCATCTGTTACAAACTTCAATACTTCAGCTTGAGAAGTAGCCTTTATATTCGGCACATAATTATCGGTATTGGTCTGAGCTGTCGTAATCAAAGGCACGTCTCCCCAACTTTGAGCCAAAAGGAAATAGAAATAAGCCCTTAGAAAAGTAGCTTCTCCCCGATACATTTTTTTATTCGCCTCGCTTACCGGAGAATCGGTTATTCGTTCAAGGAAATAATTGGCATTATTAATTCCTTCATACAAGCCCTGCCAAATAGAAGCCAAATCGGCATCATTCGCTGTATAATTATTATTAGGCAATCCTACCTCTGCCGTACTGGAAGTATAATAATAAGTAAGATCGTCCGTACCTATTGCCTGATAATATTTTTCACCATAGCCGCTCGAACTGTTCAGAGTATTGTAAATTCCTGTAAGTCCCATAAATGCCTCCGTGTCATCTTTATAAAAATCATCCGGATTAATGAAATCACTCGGAGTAGTTTCTAAGAAATTACAAGCAGTGAACAATAACATCGTGCTGCCCCAAAATATATTTTTAATTGTTTTCATTTTCAAATTCGGATTTTATCGGTTAAAAACTAACATTTAGGCCTACTGAGAAGTTATAAGCCCGAGGATAAGCCGAGTAGTCAAAACCCGGAGTCAAGGCAGAATTACGTACAGAAACTTCCGGATCATATCCTGTATAAGAAGTCCATGTCCATAAATTTTCTCCGGAAACAAATATCCGGGCACTGGACAACATCAGTTTTTTCAAAACTCTTTGAGGGAAATTATATCCTAAAGTCACAGATTTCAAACGCAAATAAGAACCGTCTTCGATTACACGTGAAGAAAATACGTTCGGTTGACTTGCCGCACGGGGAATATCGCTATTCGGATTTTCCGGAGTCCATCGATCGGCATACGAAGCAAACATATTGGTTTCTCTTTTCCATAATCCGTTATCGAATAATAACCTGTTCGCATTTAAAATGTCATTCCCGTATGACCAAGTAAAGAAAATATTCAGATCAAAATTTTTATATTTGAAATTATTCGTGAAACCTCCGGTATGGATAGGTTGTCCTCGTCCTATAATCGTACGGTCATTATCATCAACAACTCCGTCACCGTTTATATCGACATATTTGGCATCTCCCGGCTGAATCGTGGAACGATCATTCCCATTATTGGGAACATTCGACTTCAAAGTGTAATTTCCACCCGACACATCAAAATCCTCATATTTATAAGTCCCGTCATAAATATATCCGTACATTAGCCCCAACGGTTTACCGACCTGAGCAATATAAGACGGCTCGGCGCTATAAGCATTATCAAAGGTAACCGTACTCAACAATGTTTCCTGGTTACGAGAGAGTTCTTTTACCTTACTTTGATTAAATGCAATATTGAAATTCGTCGTCCACGTAAAATTCTTATTCTGGATATTGGTAGTCTCCAGTGTTATTTCCAAACCTCGATTCTGCATTTTACCGACATTCAAATAGGTAGATGCATATCCGGTTGTATAAGGAAGATCAGCCTGAAGCAACAAATCTCGTGTAAGTTTATGATACAAATCTACCGTCAGTGCTACTCTATCGTTAAAGAATCCGAGATCAAGTCCGAGATTAGTCTGTTCGGTCGTTTCCCATTTCAAATTCTTGTTTTCCAAACCGGTCAATTTATAAGCAGTCTGGTAACTGTTCCCAAAAGGATATTCAAATGCAATTTTCGAAGTCATTTGTCCCAATGAGGCAAAATCCGACACACGGTTATTCCCCGTAGCACCCCAACCTAAACGCAATTTACCGTTAGATAACCAATCTTCGAACGAAGCCATAAAATCTTCCCGGTTAAAACTCCATGCCACAGATGCCGAAGGGAAATACCCCCAACGGTTTTCTTTAGAAAATTTAGAAGAACCATCGGCACGGAACGAAGCCGTAATATAATATTTCGAATTGTAATTATAATTTACACGGGCAAGATAAGACATCAGCATATTTTCTCCGATAGTGGACTCGGATAATATAGGAATACCGTTGTCCATACCAGCCATGCCCAAATCTTCATGAGAGATATTCTGCACATCGTTTCTGAAGTAATTAGAATAATTTCCTTGAAACGTAGCCGCCATAGCCGAGAAATTATGTTTACGCTTAAATACTTTAGAGTAATTCAATACATTCTCATTTACCCAGCTATGATCATCATAATGGCGTACCGACGCATTGACACCTTCAGAGCGGGTGGCATTACCATAACGTGTTTTCGAATTATTGAACTGTTCGTTCTGACGTTTTTTCAATCGATAACTTCCGGAAACTTTCAATTTCAATCCCGGAATAAATGTGTATTCAGCGTATGCATTAGCTTGAAAATCATCCTGTATCAAACGACGATATTCATTCTCTAAAGACAAAATCGGGTTAAAACGATAGTCATTGTTCGTCGGTACGGTCGGATCCCATAATAATGTACGCAAATCAGTTCCATCATAACTTACAGGCCGATATCCCCAGACACTATAAAACAGACTGTTTGTTGCACTACTCGAAGCAACGGACGGAGAAGCTCCATTCGTTATTCCCCGGGCGTAATTTCCATTAACATTTACTTTCAATTTCGGACTTATCCGCTGATCAAGGCTAAAACGTCCCTGA contains:
- a CDS encoding carbohydrate binding domain-containing protein, with product MKKMLFCLLSLCFGLTAFAQENLLENGGFEDGIPAVVTGQKNTQGKWLAYYQAQRGGIETSECEGFKGKGLKVTVNKCEKPVWDNYIYQNLSLEPGQYEITFYAKASKNAAERTSLRVMIKPSTAPYLGDFKSPWSPKKKVTTEWQQFTQKFTITDDQEGVDNARFLITLEEPDIDFFIDEVTLTKIK
- a CDS encoding chondroitinase family polysaccharide lyase; its protein translation is MKIKWLALLLIVLFSYNGYSQKIDWNVSIPEYISATSAKLSLNKDFVKKGTASLQWQWFSPSVLTVDNPSLLQKAVGTRKGGLTMWVYNDEPVNAALRISFVAADGSIPYWFDYHLGFSGWRACWISFENMQGDHKSKELVRWTMTTPENLKTGTLLIDRVEFPAKGVHHQATPDYQTPLNNTKLSRTLWHWARLYEWEHYEYDLPLASVGSSQRQDIELLSRRLTDQVAPETGKGNATRALSIAEKASIHRVDGKITGAPLVSNDELNKNAGEIGLSDLETMLFGFAGDWYYNKNKESKQAFFDVFEYAMQQGFAFGSGLGTNHHYGYQIRDIYKAAWMMRDLLKEETPLNKNIRRTLAYWSGLAETRIPYQYGRDELLDSWNTLLTAKVISALIQPDMRDQVRSMKALSRWVSGSLGFTPGTIGGIKVDGTTFHHGGLYPAYSIGAFATIGKYLELTNHTEFTISDDAARNVKLALQTMRNYCNLKDWGLGIAGRHPFDGSISNDAVQTFALLADRGDLTGSGNKIDEELAADYLRLNRTSSPYKRKFEQAGIKAASSPQGFFVYNYGALGIHRFGNWMVTLKGYNTDVWCSEIYTKDNRYGRYQSYGSVQILASGRPVNSFASGFVEDGWDWNRVPGTTTIHLPLEKLENPLPGTLMERSEENFSGASSLEGKQGVFVFKLKEKDRENFTPGFVARKSVFCFENRLVCLGSNISNNNKEYPTETTLFQLALKRNSEPILLGSDTIVGLPIEKTISEKSSVLLSDTKGNYYRIAAGQDLRILRQKQKSRDNKQKSETEGKFVTAYLNHGVSPDNAEYEYMVLVQPTPDQAKEIASEEGLPYQILRKDHYAHIVKDIPSGTVGYVMFETLDNIKDDYLLASDAETLILLRPTDKKTLVMSICDPNLNLEEKTYTTAKPSRPLIKSILLKGKWKNVSDNDEVVIKQENGNTRLTATCIDGRPVEFKLIAQ
- a CDS encoding DUF5017 domain-containing protein; amino-acid sequence: MKIRNSIYILAVGAFLVSCNDLDVDDSVDFNVSLASDNTYEAGDPVVFNFDGNPDYITWWSGEEGHKYANRERTELPLEEIESVTLNFEAQARYGKVTNTLSLFVGDFPGLSKDVATDDSRVADFESDATLLSGNGELLESKFSNRTATSFDLTPYSTSEMTLAFHYKADFDGTSALKRWDFYSVAITTIYKNGNTTTLNLSDLGLQTFDRNPNTNPKHAQQGDPYFDNSSGSSSCTGVWDLRSSLTRVNSFMYLGGGTNETDYTNNADDWLFTKSLKFNTCDPDENSGVLKNINVRLPSYSYVYTQPGTYTVTFIAGNQNVYGSARTIKEVTFTIKEKE
- a CDS encoding RagB/SusD family nutrient uptake outer membrane protein codes for the protein MKTIKNIFWGSTMLLFTACNFLETTPSDFINPDDFYKDDTEAFMGLTGIYNTLNSSSGYGEKYYQAIGTDDLTYYYTSSTAEVGLPNNNYTANDADLASIWQGLYEGINNANYFLERITDSPVSEANKKMYRGEATFLRAYFYFLLAQSWGDVPLITTAQTNTDNYVPNIKATSQAEVLKFVTDEMEKVLTDEENYSIGTIQVVGAGRVSRSAVKGILARVYLKRAGWPTNETELYSKAKYWAGEVIHPQDGSMTHALNMEGYAQVFKNLATDVYDPEESIWEVEFKGNRQDSHTNAGRIGSLICGIQNADVLQTSLGYSYGRYCVTPGLWDLYNDLDGDGTPELISTKDEDDPLNEKYNKDERRDWNIAPYRFQKRDDATVYWKKNWEYIGDVKLNNNGEPDLKDGQKQYATRTQYIERNAGKFRREYELVTPRDKNYTPINFPLLRYSDVLLMYAEAQNQADGSPSVESIGYVNDVRRRAKADEVNITDPQDFQRLIEDERGRELCFEGLRKMDLIRWGKYKSAMEKVSLYATDSRWSSGRQYLLIYATNGATSDRYQWLPIPTRELGLNNLLQQNQAWR
- a CDS encoding SusC/RagA family TonB-linked outer membrane protein is translated as MKENKLRIILVMLCAFGALALQAQKNVTGTVVDQSGAGLPGVSILVKGTTKGTTTDVDGKFGISVPNGNAILRFTFLGFGAVEQKVDLKKPMTVVMKETSKDLDEVVVVGYQEVRRKDLTGAVGEANLGDILQTPVVSFDQALAGRIAGVQVSSNEGMPGSAFNIVIRGGNSITQDNSPLFVIDGFPVEDADAASLNPNDIESMNFLKDASATAIYGARGANGVVIITTKKGQIGKPKISYNGSFSVSTVTKKLELMDAYEFVKLQEEIQGDLSSSYYSNGRTLESYRNYPDQFKWQDDIFRTAFTNNHYISLTGGTAETRYTASLSYLNQEGILLNSGYQRFQGRFSLDQRISPKLKVNVNGNYARGITNGASPSVASSSATNSLFYSVWGYRPVSYDGTDLRTLLWDPTVPTNNDYRFNPILSLENEYRRLIQDDFQANAYAEYTFIPGLKLKVSGSYRLKKRQNEQFNNSKTRYGNATRSEGVNASVRHYDDHSWVNENVLNYSKVFKRKHNFSAMAATFQGNYSNYFRNDVQNISHEDLGMAGMDNGIPILSESTIGENMLMSYLARVNYNYNSKYYITASFRADGSSKFSKENRWGYFPSASVAWSFNREDFMASFEDWLSNGKLRLGWGATGNNRVSDFASLGQMTSKIAFEYPFGNSYQTAYKLTGLENKNLKWETTEQTNLGLDLGFFNDRVALTVDLYHKLTRDLLLQADLPYTTGYASTYLNVGKMQNRGLEITLETTNIQNKNFTWTTNFNIAFNQSKVKELSRNQETLLSTVTFDNAYSAEPSYIAQVGKPLGLMYGYIYDGTYKYEDFDVSGGNYTLKSNVPNNGNDRSTIQPGDAKYVDINGDGVVDDNDRTIIGRGQPIHTGGFTNNFKYKNFDLNIFFTWSYGNDILNANRLLFDNGLWKRETNMFASYADRWTPENPNSDIPRAASQPNVFSSRVIEDGSYLRLKSVTLGYNFPQRVLKKLMLSSARIFVSGENLWTWTSYTGYDPEVSVRNSALTPGFDYSAYPRAYNFSVGLNVSF